The Azospirillum sp. TSH100 genome includes a region encoding these proteins:
- the otnI gene encoding 2-oxo-tetronate isomerase, whose translation MPAFAANLTMMFTEWAFLDRFDAAAEAGFTAVEYLFPYDHPPEAVAARLERNRLTQALFNLPPGDWAAGERGLAALPDRFDAVKAGVERALDYAGATGCTRLHLMAGLADRTDPAARASYVRAVRHAAGRLAEQGVDLLLEPINGRDMPGYFLNDFTEAETLIATLDLPNLRLQFDVYHRQILHGDVTMALRRLMPMIGHIQIASVPSRHEPDGEELNYPFLFTELDRLGYAGFVGCEYRPRAGTVEGLGWGLGWLTPNRAAVIRG comes from the coding sequence ATGCCGGCCTTCGCCGCCAACCTGACCATGATGTTCACCGAATGGGCCTTCCTCGACCGCTTCGACGCGGCGGCCGAGGCCGGCTTCACGGCGGTGGAGTATCTGTTCCCCTACGACCACCCGCCCGAGGCGGTCGCCGCGCGGCTGGAACGCAACCGCCTGACCCAGGCCCTGTTCAACCTGCCGCCGGGCGACTGGGCGGCGGGCGAACGCGGGCTGGCGGCGTTGCCCGACCGGTTCGACGCGGTGAAGGCCGGCGTCGAGCGCGCGCTGGACTATGCCGGGGCGACCGGTTGCACCCGGCTGCACCTGATGGCTGGCCTGGCCGACCGTACCGATCCCGCGGCGCGGGCGAGTTACGTCCGGGCCGTCCGGCACGCCGCCGGACGCCTTGCCGAACAGGGCGTCGACCTGCTGCTGGAGCCGATCAACGGGCGCGACATGCCCGGCTATTTCCTGAACGACTTCACCGAGGCCGAGACGCTGATCGCCACGCTCGACCTGCCGAATCTGAGGCTCCAGTTCGACGTCTACCACCGCCAGATCCTGCACGGCGACGTGACCATGGCGCTGCGTCGGCTGATGCCGATGATCGGGCACATCCAGATCGCCAGCGTGCCGTCCCGCCACGAGCCGGATGGCGAGGAGCTGAATTATCCCTTCCTGTTCACGGAACTGGACCGGCTGGGCTATGCCGGGTTCGTCGGCTGCGAATACCGTCCGCGTGCCGGCACGGTCGAAGGCCTG
- a CDS encoding DUF1501 domain-containing protein, translating into MTISRRTVMRGGLAAGLGLAGGGLTGLPGIRSLAFAADKAVASSAEAPAGTLVVVFLRGGADMLALVAPADDPDYRAARTPELRVAAEGSRAGIRLEQTLAPALDFRLHPDAAPLAELYAARRLAIVHAVGLTDGTRSHFVAQDLMERGIAREEDLARTGSGWVARWLGDGGLGEGGHDVAGRVPAIGTAAAPAAALAGMGGALAVPDLRGGLAPPGGPQAAAVLAALSRQGDGAYERAARAALDGLSMVDGRLPREAGGKVAAYDAEGGAVYEETEAGRALQTVARVLKMDIGLRVACVDVGGWDTHENQQGRFATAVGQLSRAIAAFHADTRRYERDLTMVVMSEFGRRLRGNRSQGTDHGHGGAMLVLGGRVAGGRLLGQWPGLASHQLDRGVDLAVTTDYRTVLSELIGAPASRSFPGFQGKPLGVLSA; encoded by the coding sequence ATGACGATCTCTCGCCGCACTGTGATGCGGGGCGGTCTGGCGGCCGGACTCGGTCTGGCCGGGGGCGGTCTGACTGGGCTGCCCGGAATCCGCAGCCTTGCCTTCGCTGCCGATAAGGCTGTTGCCTCTTCCGCTGAGGCGCCGGCCGGGACGCTGGTGGTGGTGTTCCTGCGCGGCGGGGCGGACATGCTGGCGCTGGTGGCGCCGGCCGACGATCCCGACTACCGCGCCGCGCGGACGCCGGAACTGCGGGTGGCGGCCGAGGGTTCGCGGGCCGGCATCCGGCTGGAGCAGACGCTGGCCCCCGCCCTCGATTTCCGCCTGCATCCGGACGCCGCCCCGCTGGCCGAGCTGTATGCCGCCCGCCGGCTCGCCATCGTCCATGCGGTGGGGTTGACCGACGGCACCCGCAGCCACTTCGTCGCCCAGGACCTGATGGAGCGCGGCATCGCCCGCGAGGAGGATCTCGCCCGCACCGGCAGCGGCTGGGTCGCCCGCTGGCTTGGTGACGGGGGGCTTGGTGAAGGGGGGCATGATGTGGCAGGGCGGGTTCCGGCCATCGGCACCGCCGCTGCTCCGGCCGCCGCCCTGGCCGGGATGGGCGGGGCGCTCGCCGTGCCCGACCTGCGCGGCGGGCTGGCCCCTCCCGGTGGACCGCAGGCAGCGGCGGTGCTGGCGGCGCTGTCCCGGCAGGGCGACGGCGCCTATGAGCGGGCGGCGCGCGCGGCGCTCGACGGGCTGTCCATGGTCGACGGCCGGCTGCCGCGGGAGGCCGGCGGCAAGGTCGCCGCCTATGATGCGGAAGGCGGGGCCGTCTATGAGGAGACCGAGGCCGGGCGTGCCTTGCAGACGGTGGCGCGCGTGCTGAAGATGGACATCGGCCTGCGGGTGGCCTGCGTCGATGTCGGCGGCTGGGACACCCACGAGAACCAGCAGGGGCGCTTCGCCACCGCCGTCGGCCAGCTGTCGCGGGCCATCGCCGCCTTCCATGCCGACACCCGGCGCTATGAGCGCGACCTGACCATGGTGGTGATGAGCGAGTTCGGCCGGCGCCTGCGCGGCAACCGCAGCCAGGGCACCGACCATGGCCATGGCGGCGCCATGCTGGTGCTGGGCGGGCGGGTGGCGGGCGGGCGCCTGCTGGGCCAATGGCCGGGGCTGGCCAGCCATCAGCTGGACCGCGGCGTCGATCTGGCGGTCACCACCGATTACCGGACGGTTCTGTCGGAGTTGATCGGCGCGCCGGCGTCGCGCAGTTTTCCGGGGTTCCAGGGCAAGCCGCTCGGGGTACTGTCGGCGTGA
- a CDS encoding DUF1800 domain-containing protein produces the protein MGGAVPNPSSVLPAVIALNRLAFGPRPADLDAGIGDTGRPDWLARWLDRQLSPPDPSADERDDPEVGRRLADAKLRIRYPAGDGWSAVDEDRPLACLGQPIEVLWPLAANRPAVAGPERQRPRLEVAAATLIRAVHSRWQLREVLVDFWHNHFNVNAAGEPAVAAALPVYDRAVIRRHALGNFRAFLEAVATSSAMQVYLNNRSSRAGAANENYARELFELHTLGRDAYLNALYNRWREVPGALRGAPDGYIDQDVYEAARAFTGWTLEDGAGLGGDARLPVTGRFTYVEGWHDGYQKRVLGREFDPFQSPMADGHRVLDLVADHPATARNLCTALCRRLVADDPPAGLVALAARVWTDNRSKPDQIARVVRAIALSPDFSRIRDAKVKRPLELVASFARGAGIDLVPTNPLLGELDGSGQRLFGWPAPTGHPDRMEAWLGAAAMRRRWSLLLGLAENRWETGAIDLAAHFPAALPAAAAVDRWQGILQGGGPEPTTTAAILAGMGLAADAMLTPGTKAGDDRLRRVAAFVAMAPRFNQR, from the coding sequence ATGGGCGGCGCCGTCCCGAATCCGTCTTCCGTTCTTCCTGCCGTCATCGCCCTCAACCGGCTTGCCTTCGGTCCGCGCCCTGCGGATCTCGACGCCGGGATCGGCGATACCGGCCGGCCCGACTGGCTGGCCCGCTGGCTCGACCGCCAGCTGTCTCCCCCCGATCCTTCCGCTGACGAGCGCGACGACCCCGAGGTCGGCCGCCGTCTCGCCGACGCGAAGTTGCGCATCCGCTACCCGGCCGGAGATGGCTGGAGCGCGGTGGACGAGGACCGGCCGCTGGCCTGCCTGGGCCAGCCGATCGAAGTGCTGTGGCCGCTCGCCGCCAACCGTCCGGCGGTCGCCGGACCGGAGCGGCAGAGACCGAGGCTGGAGGTCGCCGCCGCCACCCTGATCCGCGCCGTCCACAGCCGCTGGCAGCTGCGCGAAGTGCTGGTCGATTTCTGGCACAACCATTTCAACGTCAATGCGGCGGGCGAGCCTGCGGTGGCGGCCGCCCTGCCGGTCTATGACCGCGCCGTGATCCGTCGCCATGCGCTGGGCAATTTCCGCGCTTTCCTGGAGGCGGTGGCGACCAGCAGCGCCATGCAGGTCTATCTGAACAATCGTTCGTCCCGTGCCGGTGCCGCCAACGAGAATTACGCCCGCGAGCTGTTCGAGCTGCACACGCTGGGACGGGACGCCTATCTGAACGCGCTGTACAACCGCTGGCGCGAGGTGCCGGGGGCCTTGCGCGGCGCGCCGGACGGCTACATCGACCAGGATGTCTACGAGGCCGCCCGCGCCTTCACCGGCTGGACGCTGGAGGATGGCGCCGGGCTGGGCGGCGATGCCAGGCTGCCGGTGACCGGACGATTCACCTATGTCGAGGGCTGGCACGACGGCTATCAGAAACGGGTGCTGGGACGGGAGTTCGACCCTTTCCAATCTCCGATGGCCGACGGCCACCGCGTGCTCGACCTCGTGGCCGACCATCCGGCAACCGCCCGCAACCTCTGCACTGCGCTGTGCCGCCGGCTGGTGGCCGACGACCCGCCGGCCGGGCTGGTCGCCCTGGCGGCGCGGGTGTGGACGGACAACCGCAGCAAGCCGGACCAGATCGCCCGTGTCGTCCGCGCCATCGCGCTGTCCCCCGACTTCTCCCGGATCCGCGACGCCAAGGTGAAGCGCCCGCTGGAGCTGGTCGCCTCCTTCGCCCGCGGCGCCGGCATCGACCTCGTCCCCACCAACCCGCTGTTGGGCGAACTGGACGGCAGCGGCCAGCGGTTGTTCGGCTGGCCTGCCCCGACCGGCCATCCCGACCGGATGGAGGCGTGGCTGGGGGCCGCCGCCATGCGCCGGCGCTGGTCCCTGCTGCTCGGGCTGGCGGAGAACCGTTGGGAGACGGGAGCCATCGACCTTGCCGCCCATTTTCCGGCCGCATTGCCGGCGGCGGCGGCGGTGGACCGCTGGCAGGGGATTCTGCAGGGCGGCGGGCCGGAGCCGACGACCACCGCCGCCATTCTGGCCGGCATGGGGCTGGCGGCCGACGCGATGCTGACGCCCGGCACGAAGGCCGGCGACGACCGCCTGCGCCGGGTCGCCGCCTTCGTGGCGATGGCGCCGCGCTTCAACCAACGCTGA
- a CDS encoding aromatic ring-hydroxylating dioxygenase subunit alpha: MESPLPFVAAKAVPGIAPAAYHAPEIFRAEEERVFRRSWVFAGFTDDLARPNDYLTRRIGGLDVLVQNFDGELRGFCNVCTHRFAMIHRAPRGNGMLRCGYHGWTFDRDGVPYGIPGNEANFALDREGRCGRSLTPVAVGVCGRFVFLRVAAEGPDLDDWLGVTADVLRHASEIFVRSFDERSMEWAANWKMGVESVLEVYHADLTHPTTFRKLVKGDWRCDYDGAHSRGVTSVSDKSARWWDGVSERLGFRPSTALREYDHLHIFPNLEIGFTRGAVMSVQTYDPLGPDRCALSLRLFLADPDGDAGRGGPAARRLIEEGARDLNIALLREDQEASELAFRGCRQTDRPAMLGLNEERIQQFHAVWRGMMG; encoded by the coding sequence ATGGAAAGCCCCCTCCCCTTCGTCGCCGCCAAGGCCGTCCCCGGCATCGCTCCTGCTGCCTACCACGCCCCGGAGATCTTCCGGGCGGAGGAGGAGCGGGTCTTCCGCCGGTCCTGGGTCTTCGCCGGCTTCACCGACGACCTCGCCCGGCCCAACGACTATCTGACCCGGCGCATCGGCGGGCTGGACGTGCTGGTGCAGAATTTCGACGGGGAGCTGCGCGGCTTCTGCAATGTCTGCACCCACCGCTTCGCCATGATCCATCGGGCGCCGCGCGGCAACGGCATGCTGCGTTGCGGCTATCACGGCTGGACCTTCGACCGCGACGGCGTGCCCTATGGCATCCCCGGCAACGAGGCGAATTTCGCCCTCGACCGGGAGGGCCGCTGCGGCCGCTCCCTGACGCCGGTGGCGGTGGGGGTGTGCGGGCGATTCGTCTTCCTGCGGGTGGCGGCGGAGGGGCCGGATCTCGACGACTGGCTCGGCGTCACTGCCGACGTGCTGCGCCATGCCTCGGAGATCTTCGTCCGTTCCTTCGACGAGCGGTCGATGGAATGGGCGGCCAACTGGAAGATGGGGGTGGAAAGCGTGCTGGAGGTCTATCACGCCGACCTCACCCACCCCACCACCTTCCGCAAGCTGGTGAAGGGCGACTGGCGCTGCGATTACGACGGCGCCCATTCCCGCGGCGTCACGTCGGTGTCGGACAAGAGCGCCCGCTGGTGGGACGGCGTGTCGGAGCGGCTGGGCTTCCGCCCCAGCACGGCGTTGCGTGAATACGACCACCTGCACATCTTCCCCAACCTGGAAATCGGCTTCACCCGCGGCGCGGTGATGAGCGTCCAGACTTACGATCCGCTCGGGCCCGACCGCTGCGCGCTGAGCCTCCGCCTGTTCCTGGCCGATCCGGACGGCGATGCCGGCCGGGGCGGTCCCGCCGCCCGCCGCCTGATCGAGGAGGGCGCTCGCGACCTCAACATCGCCCTGCTGCGCGAGGACCAGGAGGCTTCCGAACTGGCCTTCCGCGGTTGCCGCCAGACGGACCGTCCCGCGATGCTCGGGCTGAACGAGGAGCGCATCCAGCAGTTCCATGCGGTGTGGCGTGGGATGATGGGCTGA